The Verrucomicrobium spinosum DSM 4136 = JCM 18804 genome includes a region encoding these proteins:
- a CDS encoding SPFH domain-containing protein, with protein MITNILEFIWNSWWLKIPLSLIALWYFLGVVYIGEQKVGIVIKRFAMRNLPPGQIIALKGEAGYQADVLPPGLHFFYWKWQYRILHLPLTYVPSGEIALVVAAAGAPIPPGRILGRTVPCNHFENARAFLAAGGEKGRQLAILTAGTYRINSALFTVITSWNATDHGLNPEMLRLYKVEPDRVGIVTTLDGAPIAEGEIAGTSIPGHDNFQNAQSFLDSEGHRGLQEQVLLSGVWNLNPWFAQVEQVPMVEIPIGHVGVVISYVGQAHEDVSGVDFKHGDLVLPGHKGVWISPLYPGKHPLNTRIMRVELVPTTNIVLNWATRTESHQFDAKLSSITVRSRDGFAFNLDVSQIIHIGALEAPKVISRAGSLQNLIDHVLQPIVGNYFRNSAQDYTVLDFLSARSHRQSEAAEHIAAALREYDVEAIDTLIGDITPPEQLMKTQTDRKIAEEQRKTYEMQEAAETQRQQLVRQTSLADIQHQVVGAEQGVQIAELQARASVRKSEGEAESIRLRANGEADAIRATGTAKAEAYTAGVESLGHQNYAMLQLMQIIGERNVRVVPDVAVTGAQGGSGLLDALMAMMVKRDTLPQRPASELN; from the coding sequence ATGATCACGAACATCTTAGAGTTCATTTGGAACAGCTGGTGGCTGAAAATCCCCCTCAGCCTCATCGCCCTCTGGTACTTCCTTGGTGTTGTTTACATCGGGGAGCAGAAGGTCGGCATTGTCATCAAGCGCTTCGCCATGCGCAACCTCCCCCCGGGGCAGATCATCGCGCTGAAAGGCGAGGCCGGCTACCAGGCGGATGTGCTCCCGCCCGGCCTGCACTTCTTCTACTGGAAGTGGCAGTACCGAATCCTTCACTTGCCGCTCACCTATGTGCCCTCCGGTGAGATTGCCCTCGTCGTGGCCGCCGCCGGCGCCCCCATCCCTCCGGGTCGAATCCTCGGTCGCACCGTGCCCTGCAACCACTTTGAGAACGCCCGGGCGTTCCTGGCGGCAGGCGGGGAGAAAGGCCGCCAGCTCGCCATCCTTACCGCCGGCACCTACCGGATTAACTCCGCCCTCTTCACCGTGATCACCTCCTGGAACGCCACGGATCACGGCCTGAACCCCGAGATGCTGCGACTCTACAAGGTAGAGCCTGATCGCGTGGGCATTGTCACCACCCTGGACGGTGCCCCCATCGCAGAAGGTGAGATCGCGGGCACGAGCATCCCCGGGCACGACAACTTCCAGAACGCGCAATCCTTCCTCGACAGTGAAGGCCACCGCGGCCTGCAGGAGCAGGTTCTGCTGAGCGGCGTGTGGAACCTCAACCCCTGGTTTGCCCAGGTCGAGCAGGTGCCCATGGTGGAGATCCCCATCGGCCACGTTGGCGTTGTTATTTCCTACGTTGGACAAGCCCATGAGGACGTGAGCGGCGTGGACTTCAAGCACGGCGACCTCGTCCTGCCCGGGCACAAGGGCGTCTGGATCTCCCCTCTCTACCCGGGCAAACACCCGCTCAACACCCGCATCATGCGCGTGGAGCTGGTTCCCACCACCAACATCGTCCTGAACTGGGCCACCCGCACGGAGTCGCACCAGTTTGATGCCAAGCTCAGCTCCATCACCGTGCGCTCGCGTGACGGTTTCGCTTTCAATCTCGACGTGTCCCAGATCATTCACATTGGCGCCCTCGAAGCTCCCAAAGTGATCAGCCGCGCCGGCTCGCTCCAAAACCTCATCGACCACGTGCTGCAGCCCATCGTGGGCAACTACTTCCGAAACTCCGCCCAGGACTACACCGTGCTCGACTTCCTCAGTGCCCGCAGTCACCGCCAGTCGGAGGCCGCGGAACACATTGCCGCCGCCCTGCGCGAGTACGATGTGGAGGCCATCGACACTTTGATCGGCGACATCACCCCGCCCGAGCAACTCATGAAGACGCAGACGGATCGCAAGATTGCGGAGGAGCAGCGCAAGACCTATGAGATGCAGGAGGCGGCGGAGACCCAACGCCAGCAGTTGGTACGCCAGACCTCACTCGCAGACATTCAGCATCAGGTGGTGGGCGCAGAGCAGGGCGTGCAGATCGCCGAACTTCAAGCCCGTGCCAGCGTGCGCAAGAGCGAGGGTGAGGCCGAAAGCATCCGCCTGCGGGCCAATGGTGAAGCCGACGCCATTCGAGCCACCGGTACCGCCAAGGCCGAAGCCTATACGGCAGGTGTTGAGTCACTGGGCCACCAGAACTACGCCATGCTCCAGCTCATGCAGATCATCGGCGAGCGCAACGTCCGCGTCGTGCCCGATGTCGCCGTCACAGGTGCCCAGGGTGGCAGCGGCCTCCTGGATGCCCTCATGGCCATGATGGTGAAGCGCGACACCTTGCCACA